From a single Paraburkholderia sp. D15 genomic region:
- the bioA gene encoding adenosylmethionine--8-amino-7-oxononanoate transaminase: MNPQAAASPTPDDWITRSLRAVWHPCTQMKHHERLPLIPVSRGQGAWLYDRANHRYLDAISSWWVNLFGHANPRINAALKDQLDTLEHAMLAGCTHEPAIELAERLGALTDNTLGHAFFASDGASAVEIALKMSFHAWRNQGFADKQEFVCLANSYHGETVGALGVTDVALFKDAYDPLIRNAHVVASPDARLAQPGESAADVARRALENVRALFDARATRIAALIVEPLVQCAAGMAMHDASYIAGLRALCDQYGVHLIADEIAVGCGRTGTFFACEQAGIWPDFLCLSKGISGGYLPLSIVLSRDEIFAAFYHDDTARGFLHSHSYTGNPLACRAALATLDLFASDNVLAVNAGKSATLKAALAPLAAHPQVRNLRQCGTIFAFDAIVDDPQQARTFSRRFFENALQRELLLRPISTTVYLMPPYILDDEEIALLASRTRETFDATLTEAR; encoded by the coding sequence TTGAATCCCCAAGCCGCCGCCTCACCCACCCCTGACGACTGGATCACCCGCAGCCTCCGCGCCGTCTGGCACCCCTGCACCCAGATGAAGCACCACGAGCGCCTGCCGCTTATCCCCGTCTCGCGTGGTCAAGGCGCGTGGCTCTACGACCGCGCCAACCATCGTTATCTGGACGCGATCAGCTCCTGGTGGGTCAACCTGTTCGGCCACGCCAACCCCCGCATCAACGCAGCCCTCAAAGATCAGCTCGATACCCTCGAACACGCAATGCTCGCCGGCTGCACCCACGAGCCCGCCATCGAACTCGCGGAGCGCCTCGGCGCCCTCACGGACAACACCCTGGGCCACGCGTTCTTCGCGTCCGACGGCGCATCGGCCGTCGAAATCGCGCTGAAGATGAGCTTCCACGCGTGGCGCAATCAAGGCTTCGCCGACAAGCAGGAATTCGTCTGCCTCGCCAACAGCTATCACGGCGAAACCGTCGGCGCGCTCGGCGTCACCGACGTCGCGCTCTTCAAGGACGCCTACGATCCGCTCATCCGCAACGCGCACGTCGTGGCCTCGCCCGACGCGCGTCTCGCCCAACCCGGCGAATCCGCCGCCGACGTCGCCCGCCGCGCACTCGAGAACGTCCGCGCACTCTTCGACGCGCGCGCCACCCGCATCGCCGCGCTGATCGTCGAGCCGCTCGTGCAATGCGCGGCCGGCATGGCCATGCACGACGCGTCGTATATCGCCGGTCTGCGCGCACTTTGCGATCAGTACGGCGTGCATCTGATCGCCGATGAAATCGCCGTCGGCTGCGGTCGCACCGGCACCTTCTTCGCGTGCGAACAGGCCGGCATCTGGCCAGATTTCCTGTGCCTGTCGAAAGGCATCAGCGGCGGCTATCTGCCACTCTCGATCGTGCTGTCGCGCGACGAAATCTTCGCGGCCTTCTATCACGACGACACCGCGCGCGGCTTCCTGCATTCGCACTCGTACACCGGCAATCCGCTCGCCTGCCGCGCGGCGCTCGCCACCCTCGATCTGTTCGCGAGTGACAACGTGCTCGCCGTCAACGCCGGCAAATCGGCCACGCTGAAGGCCGCGCTCGCACCGCTCGCCGCGCATCCGCAAGTGCGCAACCTGCGCCAGTGCGGCACGATCTTCGCGTTCGACGCGATCGTCGACGACCCGCAACAAGCCCGCACCTTCTCGCGCCGTTTCTTCGAGAACGCGCTGCAGCGCGAACTGCTGCTGCGCCCGATCTCGACCACGGTGTATCTGATGCCCCCCTACATCCTCGACGACGAAGAAATCGCGCTGCTCGCCTCGCGCACCCGCGAGACCTTCGACGCCACCCTCACGGAGGCCCGTTGA
- a CDS encoding IS481 family transposase has protein sequence MPWNPRDTMNLRLEFVHLALQEGANRRDLCRRFGISPKTGYKWLERHAQGGVAALTDHSRRPLQNPARTPPSVEQQVVELRRAHPAWGGRKISRRLCDLGHRDVPAPSTVTDILHRHGLIDPAASEAATAWQRFEHAQPNDLWQMDFKGWFDLQDGRHCSPLTLLDDHSRYNVTLDACIRTDTRIVQHHLQRTFRRYGLPRRINADNGSPWGSPSQPGQLTELAIWLIRLGVRLSHSRVAHPQTNGKEERFHRTLKAEVIAGRHFRNLSSAQQAFDEWRTVYNHQRPHQALDMATPVTRYRPSPRAYPEILPPIEYGENDHVQCVKWNGELRFRNRRFKVSNALQNLPVAIRARVDEENCYDLFFAHHRFGTINLNQQE, from the coding sequence ATGCCCTGGAATCCGAGAGACACCATGAATCTGCGTCTGGAATTCGTCCATCTGGCCTTGCAGGAAGGCGCCAACCGTCGCGACCTGTGCCGGCGCTTTGGCATCAGTCCGAAGACCGGCTACAAGTGGCTTGAGCGCCACGCGCAGGGCGGCGTTGCCGCGCTGACAGATCACTCGCGCCGCCCCCTGCAGAATCCGGCGCGCACGCCACCGTCAGTCGAGCAGCAGGTAGTCGAACTGCGGCGGGCACACCCCGCCTGGGGTGGACGCAAGATCAGCCGGCGTCTGTGCGACCTGGGCCACAGGGACGTGCCGGCCCCGAGTACCGTGACGGACATCCTGCATCGTCACGGGCTCATCGACCCGGCTGCCTCCGAGGCCGCCACGGCCTGGCAGCGCTTCGAGCATGCACAGCCCAACGATCTCTGGCAGATGGATTTCAAGGGCTGGTTCGACCTGCAGGACGGCCGCCACTGTTCGCCCCTGACCCTGCTGGACGATCATTCGCGCTACAACGTGACGCTCGATGCCTGCATTCGCACCGACACCCGGATCGTGCAGCATCATCTGCAGCGCACCTTCCGCCGCTATGGGCTGCCGCGGCGCATCAACGCGGACAACGGTTCGCCGTGGGGCAGCCCCAGCCAGCCGGGCCAGTTGACCGAACTGGCCATCTGGCTCATCCGGCTGGGTGTGCGCCTGTCACACAGCCGCGTGGCGCATCCGCAGACCAACGGCAAGGAGGAGCGGTTTCACCGCACGCTGAAGGCCGAGGTGATCGCCGGACGCCACTTCAGGAATCTGTCCAGCGCGCAGCAGGCGTTCGATGAGTGGCGCACGGTCTACAACCATCAGCGCCCACATCAGGCGCTGGACATGGCGACCCCGGTTACGCGTTATCGACCGAGTCCGCGCGCCTATCCGGAGATCCTGCCGCCAATCGAGTACGGCGAAAACGATCACGTGCAGTGCGTGAAGTGGAACGGCGAACTACGCTTCAGGAACCGGCGATTCAAGGTATCAAATGCATTGCAGAACCTGCCCGTGGCCATCCGCGCGCGCGTCGATGAAGAGAACTGCTACGACCTGTTTTTTGCGCATCACCGCTTCGGAACCATCAACCTGAACCAGCAGGAATGA
- a CDS encoding CocE/NonD family hydrolase — MVFSKVLTKCAVICAAATCAVAVAHADPLADTQGPLTRAHVPRIALDDDVYLPTAGLNEQIIRVPVDAAGKITLETTIYKPDGNGPFPMIVFNHGKIPGDPRTQERSDPLPFAREFVRRGYVVVAPNRQGFGHSDGVYQQDGCDVERNGLGQASDVAATVDFMAKQPYVDAQHIVVAGTSHGGLATMAYGTEAAPGVRALINFSGGLRQDACTDWQGNLTRAFGAYGEKTRVPSLWMYGDNDSVWNAQLVAGMYGAYGAHGASAKMVDFGNYKNDAHRLVGDRDGVHVWWPAVEAFLAQVGMPTGVQYRVADPSAPKASGFAAVDAVDAVPFVDEAGRNGYRNFLHQFPSRAFAVSDSGSWSWAEGGDDPMSVAVANCQKQSVAPCRLYAVDNTVVWGAGASQTADGEGKGSAEGDGRRAIASRE, encoded by the coding sequence ATGGTGTTCAGCAAGGTTTTGACGAAGTGTGCGGTGATCTGTGCAGCGGCTACGTGCGCTGTCGCCGTCGCACATGCCGACCCGCTCGCCGACACCCAGGGTCCGTTGACGCGCGCGCACGTGCCGCGCATTGCACTCGACGACGACGTCTATCTGCCCACCGCGGGCCTGAACGAACAGATCATTCGCGTGCCGGTCGATGCTGCCGGCAAGATCACACTCGAAACGACGATCTACAAACCGGACGGCAACGGTCCGTTTCCGATGATCGTTTTCAATCACGGCAAGATTCCGGGCGATCCGCGTACGCAGGAACGCAGCGATCCGCTGCCGTTCGCGCGCGAGTTCGTGCGCCGCGGCTACGTGGTGGTGGCGCCGAACCGTCAGGGCTTCGGTCATTCGGACGGCGTGTATCAGCAGGATGGCTGCGACGTCGAGCGCAACGGCCTGGGTCAGGCGAGCGATGTGGCCGCGACGGTCGACTTCATGGCGAAGCAGCCGTACGTGGACGCGCAGCACATCGTGGTGGCGGGTACATCGCATGGCGGTCTCGCGACGATGGCGTACGGCACCGAGGCGGCGCCGGGCGTGCGGGCGCTGATCAATTTTTCCGGCGGCTTGCGGCAGGATGCGTGCACGGACTGGCAGGGCAATCTGACGCGGGCGTTTGGCGCGTATGGCGAGAAGACGCGCGTGCCGTCGCTGTGGATGTACGGCGATAACGATTCGGTGTGGAACGCGCAGTTGGTGGCGGGCATGTATGGCGCGTATGGGGCGCACGGCGCGAGCGCGAAGATGGTGGATTTCGGGAATTACAAGAACGACGCGCATCGACTGGTGGGCGACCGTGACGGCGTGCATGTGTGGTGGCCGGCGGTCGAGGCGTTTCTTGCCCAGGTGGGAATGCCGACGGGCGTGCAGTACCGGGTAGCGGATCCGTCTGCGCCGAAGGCGAGCGGGTTTGCTGCGGTGGATGCGGTCGATGCCGTGCCGTTTGTCGATGAAGCTGGGCGCAATGGGTATCGGAATTTCTTGCATCAGTTTCCTAGCCGGGCTTTTGCTGTTTCGGATTCGGGGTCGTGGTCGTGGGCTGAAGGTGGCGATGATCCGATGTCTGTCGCGGTGGCGAATTGCCAGAAACAGAGTGTGGCGCCTTGTCGGCTTTATGCGGTGGATAACACGGTTGTTTGGGGGGCGGGGGCTTCGCAGACGGCCGATGGTGAGGGTAAGGGCTCTGCCGAGGGCGATGGGCGGCGGGCTATTGCTAGTCGGGAGTGA
- a CDS encoding YchJ family protein, with product MTKTSLTAQRPVDCPCGGAAPNPRSGAKAPRFAQCCGRYIDGGEVAPRALELMRSRYSAYVVGATDYLRATWTPATCPADLDIDLTAPDTPRWLGLQIKAFAETDADHATVEFVARYKVGGRAQRLHELSRFVRGDDGRWRYIDGDVAE from the coding sequence ATGACCAAGACTTCGTTGACAGCGCAACGACCCGTGGACTGCCCGTGCGGCGGCGCCGCGCCCAATCCGCGCAGCGGTGCGAAGGCACCGCGTTTCGCGCAATGTTGCGGGCGCTATATCGACGGCGGCGAAGTTGCGCCGCGCGCGCTCGAACTGATGCGCTCGCGCTATAGCGCGTACGTTGTGGGCGCAACGGATTATCTGCGCGCCACGTGGACCCCGGCCACCTGCCCCGCCGACCTCGACATCGACCTCACCGCGCCCGACACACCCCGTTGGCTTGGACTCCAGATCAAGGCTTTCGCCGAAACGGACGCCGATCACGCGACGGTCGAATTCGTCGCACGATACAAGGTGGGCGGCCGCGCGCAGCGGTTGCACGAACTGAGCCGATTCGTTCGCGGCGACGACGGCCGCTGGCGCTATATCGACGGCGACGTCGCCGAATAG
- a CDS encoding acyl-CoA dehydrogenase family protein, translating into MVLDQDHVMVRDALRTFVREAVTPHAAAWDRVRIRSAALQIHDGYGYPRAGLSVR; encoded by the coding sequence ATGGTGCTTGATCAGGATCACGTGATGGTCCGCGACGCGCTGCGCACCTTCGTGCGCGAGGCCGTCACGCCGCATGCGGCCGCGTGGGACCGCGTGCGCATCCGCTCGGCCGCCTTGCAGATTCACGACGGCTACGGCTATCCGCGCGCTGGGTTGAGCGTCCGATGA
- a CDS encoding SDR family oxidoreductase — MKTVLIVGASRGIGQEFVRQYRKSGWRVLATARDDASLDALSGLGAEAFSLDVTAPEDIAGLGWKLDGERLDAAIVVSGVYGPNTQGIETITAEDFDQVMHTNVRGPMQLMPILLPLVEDAGGVFAVISSKMGSIGDASGTTGWLYRASKAALNDALKLASLDARRATCVSLHPGWVRTDMGGAQAAIDPARSVTGMREVLAQAAAMRDAFNGRFYQYDGTQLDW, encoded by the coding sequence ATGAAGACAGTGTTGATCGTCGGTGCGTCGCGCGGCATCGGCCAGGAATTCGTGCGGCAATACCGGAAGAGCGGCTGGCGCGTGCTCGCCACCGCGCGCGACGACGCATCGCTCGACGCCTTGAGCGGACTCGGCGCCGAAGCTTTTTCGCTCGACGTGACCGCGCCCGAGGACATCGCCGGGCTCGGCTGGAAGCTCGACGGCGAACGTCTCGATGCGGCGATCGTCGTGTCGGGCGTGTACGGACCGAACACCCAGGGCATCGAGACGATCACCGCCGAGGACTTCGATCAGGTGATGCACACCAACGTGCGCGGCCCGATGCAGTTGATGCCGATCCTGCTGCCGCTCGTCGAGGATGCGGGCGGCGTATTCGCGGTGATCTCCAGCAAGATGGGCAGCATCGGCGACGCGAGCGGCACGACCGGCTGGCTGTATCGCGCGAGCAAGGCGGCGCTGAACGACGCGCTGAAGCTCGCCTCGCTCGACGCGCGGCGTGCCACTTGCGTGTCGCTGCATCCGGGCTGGGTCCGCACCGACATGGGCGGCGCGCAGGCCGCGATCGATCCGGCGCGCAGCGTCACCGGCATGCGAGAAGTGCTGGCGCAAGCCGCGGCAATGCGCGACGCCTTCAACGGACGTTTCTATCAATACGACGGCACGCAGCTCGACTGGTAA
- a CDS encoding acetyl-CoA C-acetyltransferase, whose amino-acid sequence MSETNTNPTQQDPIVIVGVARTPMAGFQGDFASLSAPQLGSAAIQAAVERAGLKPEQIDEVVMGCVLPAGLGQAPARQAALGAGLPLSTGSTTVNKMCGSGMRAAMFAHDMLAAGSIDVIVAGGMESMTNAPYLLPKARGGMRMGHGLVIDHMFYDGLEDAYEKGRLMGTFAEECAGSFDFTREAQDAFAVESLNRAKRANEDGSFDWEIAPVKVESRKGDVTIDRDEQPFKANLDKIPTLKPAFSKTGTVTAANSSSISDGAAALVMMRESTAKRLGVTPLARVVGHSTFAQEPAKFTTAPVGAIRKLFEKNGWRAEEVDLYEVNEAFAVVTMAAMKEHHLPHEKVNVNGGACALGHPIGASGARILVTLIGALRKRGLKRGVATLCIGGGEATAMGIELV is encoded by the coding sequence ATGAGTGAGACGAACACCAACCCGACCCAGCAGGATCCGATCGTCATCGTCGGCGTGGCCCGCACGCCGATGGCCGGTTTTCAGGGCGACTTCGCGTCGCTGAGCGCGCCGCAACTCGGCTCGGCCGCGATCCAGGCCGCCGTCGAACGCGCGGGCCTGAAGCCCGAACAGATCGATGAAGTCGTGATGGGCTGCGTGCTGCCCGCCGGTCTTGGCCAGGCGCCCGCCCGTCAGGCCGCATTGGGCGCCGGCTTGCCATTGAGCACCGGCAGCACGACGGTCAACAAGATGTGCGGTTCCGGCATGCGCGCGGCCATGTTCGCGCACGACATGCTGGCCGCCGGCTCCATCGACGTGATCGTCGCGGGTGGCATGGAAAGCATGACGAACGCGCCGTATCTGCTGCCGAAAGCGCGCGGCGGGATGCGCATGGGTCACGGCCTGGTGATCGACCACATGTTCTACGACGGCCTCGAAGACGCGTACGAAAAAGGCCGCCTGATGGGCACTTTCGCCGAGGAATGCGCGGGCTCGTTCGACTTCACGCGCGAGGCACAGGACGCGTTCGCGGTCGAGTCGCTGAACCGCGCGAAGCGCGCGAACGAAGACGGCTCCTTCGACTGGGAAATCGCGCCGGTGAAAGTAGAGAGCCGCAAAGGCGACGTCACCATCGATCGCGACGAGCAGCCGTTCAAGGCCAACCTCGACAAAATTCCGACGCTCAAGCCCGCGTTCAGCAAAACCGGCACGGTGACGGCGGCCAACTCGTCGTCGATCTCGGACGGGGCGGCGGCGCTCGTGATGATGCGCGAGTCGACCGCGAAACGCCTTGGCGTCACGCCGCTCGCGCGCGTGGTCGGCCACTCGACCTTCGCGCAGGAGCCGGCAAAGTTCACCACCGCGCCGGTCGGCGCGATCCGCAAGCTGTTCGAGAAGAACGGCTGGCGCGCGGAGGAAGTCGATCTGTACGAAGTCAACGAGGCGTTCGCCGTCGTGACCATGGCCGCGATGAAGGAACACCATCTGCCGCACGAGAAGGTCAACGTGAACGGCGGTGCTTGCGCGCTCGGCCATCCGATCGGCGCATCGGGCGCGCGGATTCTCGTCACGCTGATCGGTGCGTTGAGAAAGCGCGGCCTGAAGCGCGGCGTCGCGACGCTGTGCATCGGCGGCGGCGAAGCGACCGCGATGGGGATCGAACTGGTTTAA
- the aceK gene encoding bifunctional isocitrate dehydrogenase kinase/phosphatase: MNHFPKLLSSQIGFDLAQTMLEGFDRHYRIFRDAAIHAKTLFEQADWHGLQKLARDRITSYDERVDECVELLEDEYDAENIDGEVWQQIKLHYIGLLTTHRQPECAETFFNSVCCKILHRSYFNNDFIFVRPAISTEYIENDEPAAKPTYRAYYPGKDGLAATLERIVTNFQLEPPFEDLSRDVHCVMQTIHDAFGVFDEAPNFQIHVLSSLFYRNKSAYIVGRIINGDLLLPFAVPLRHVKPGLLALDTVLLKRDQLLIIFSFSHSYFLVDMEVPSAYVEFLGTIMPGKPKAEIYTSVGLQKQGKNLFYRDLLHHLSHSSDQFIIAPGIKGLVMLVFTLPSFPYVFKLIKDSFPPPKETTRAQIKEKYQLVKRHDRLGRMADTLEYSSVALPLSRLDEALVRELEKEVPSLIEYEGDNLIIRHLYIERRMVPLNLFLQNGSDDDVEHGIKEYGNAVKELMQANIFPGDMLYKNFGVTRHGRVVFYDYDEIEYLTDCNVRAVPAPRNEEDEMSGEPWYSVGPHDIFPETYGTFLLGDPRVRRSFMQHHADFFDPALWQRHKDHLLKGELPDFFPYDDSARFCVRYPERFGASASSTHRLHQPHQSQNSQSPPDAANPPTDEPRARTA, from the coding sequence ATGAATCACTTCCCCAAACTGCTGTCGTCGCAAATCGGCTTTGACCTTGCGCAGACCATGCTCGAAGGATTCGACCGCCACTACCGGATCTTTCGCGACGCCGCGATCCACGCGAAGACGCTGTTCGAACAGGCCGACTGGCACGGCCTGCAAAAGCTCGCGCGCGATCGCATCACCTCGTACGACGAACGCGTCGACGAATGCGTCGAACTGCTTGAGGACGAGTACGACGCCGAGAATATCGACGGCGAAGTGTGGCAGCAGATCAAGCTGCACTACATCGGCCTGTTGACCACGCACCGCCAGCCCGAGTGCGCGGAAACCTTCTTCAACTCGGTGTGCTGCAAGATCCTGCACCGCTCGTACTTCAACAACGATTTCATTTTCGTGCGCCCGGCGATTTCGACGGAGTACATCGAGAACGACGAGCCAGCCGCCAAGCCGACCTATCGCGCGTATTACCCCGGCAAGGACGGGCTCGCCGCGACGCTCGAACGCATCGTCACGAACTTCCAGCTGGAGCCGCCATTCGAGGATCTGTCGCGCGACGTGCACTGCGTGATGCAGACCATCCACGACGCGTTCGGCGTGTTCGACGAAGCGCCCAACTTCCAGATTCACGTGCTGTCGTCGCTGTTCTACCGGAACAAGTCGGCGTATATCGTCGGGCGGATCATCAACGGCGATCTGCTGCTGCCGTTCGCGGTGCCGCTGCGTCATGTGAAACCGGGCCTGCTCGCGCTCGATACGGTACTGCTCAAGCGCGACCAGTTGCTGATCATCTTCAGCTTCTCGCACTCGTATTTTCTGGTCGACATGGAGGTGCCGTCCGCGTATGTGGAGTTTCTCGGCACCATCATGCCGGGCAAGCCGAAAGCGGAAATCTATACGTCGGTCGGGCTGCAGAAGCAGGGCAAGAATCTGTTCTATCGCGATCTGCTGCACCATCTGTCGCATTCGAGCGATCAGTTCATCATCGCGCCCGGCATCAAGGGGCTCGTGATGCTGGTGTTCACGCTGCCGTCGTTTCCGTACGTGTTCAAGCTGATCAAGGACAGCTTCCCGCCGCCGAAGGAAACCACGCGCGCGCAGATCAAGGAAAAGTATCAGCTCGTCAAACGGCACGACCGCCTGGGGCGCATGGCCGACACGCTCGAATATTCGAGCGTCGCGCTGCCGCTCTCGCGTCTCGACGAAGCGCTCGTGCGTGAACTCGAAAAGGAAGTGCCGTCACTGATCGAATACGAGGGCGACAATCTGATCATTCGTCACCTGTATATCGAGCGTCGCATGGTGCCGCTGAATCTGTTCCTGCAAAACGGCAGCGACGACGACGTCGAGCACGGCATCAAGGAATACGGCAACGCGGTGAAGGAATTGATGCAGGCGAACATCTTCCCGGGCGACATGCTGTACAAGAACTTCGGCGTCACGCGTCATGGCCGCGTCGTGTTCTACGACTACGACGAGATCGAATACCTGACCGACTGCAACGTGCGCGCGGTGCCGGCGCCGCGTAACGAGGAAGACGAGATGTCCGGCGAGCCGTGGTATTCGGTCGGTCCGCACGACATTTTCCCGGAGACGTACGGCACATTCCTGCTTGGCGACCCGCGCGTGCGCCGCTCGTTCATGCAGCATCACGCGGATTTTTTCGATCCCGCGTTGTGGCAGCGGCATAAGGATCATCTGCTGAAGGGTGAGTTGCCCGACTTTTTCCCGTACGACGACAGCGCGCGCTTTTGCGTGCGCTACCCGGAGCGATTTGGCGCAAGCGCTTCTTCCACACATCGATTGCATCAACCGCATCAATCGCAAAACTCGCAGTCCCCGCCTGACGCGGCGAACCCGCCGACGGACGAACCTCGCGCGCGCACCGCTTAA
- a CDS encoding MerR family DNA-binding transcriptional regulator: MNTQYTITELAREFDVTPRAIRFYEDQGLLSPSREGSSGLRRVYSSRDRTRLKLTLRGKRLGFTLSEIRDLLDVYESPTDTVPQLHAFLATVARHRDVLERQLEDLNATLEDLAQYEAQARALLENTSREAKPV; this comes from the coding sequence ATGAACACGCAATACACGATCACCGAGCTCGCACGGGAATTCGACGTCACGCCGCGCGCGATCCGCTTCTACGAAGATCAGGGTTTACTCTCACCAAGCCGCGAAGGATCGAGCGGTTTGCGACGCGTCTATTCGAGCCGCGACCGCACGCGGCTCAAGCTCACGCTGCGCGGCAAGCGGCTCGGCTTCACGCTGTCGGAGATTCGCGATCTGCTCGACGTGTACGAATCGCCGACCGACACCGTGCCGCAACTGCACGCCTTCCTCGCCACGGTGGCGCGCCATCGCGATGTACTCGAACGTCAACTGGAAGATCTGAACGCGACGCTCGAAGACCTCGCGCAGTACGAAGCGCAGGCGCGTGCGCTGCTGGAAAACACCTCCCGAGAAGCCAAGCCTGTGTGA
- a CDS encoding MBL fold metallo-hydrolase has product MNALEHQLDYPFNDTLPEPGHAHDVAPGVFWLRMPLPFALDHINLWLLRDEIDGQQGWTVVDCGITSDTIKQNWETVFDTVLDGLPVLRVIVTHCHPDHIGLAHWICAGGDKARWDVRLWMTLGEYMQARVMAAGDGSNAGGEGAARHFARHGVTDEESLDKLRNRKSYYASLVPAIPGQYRRLREGDGVKIGGRTWHVVTGFGHSPEHCALHCEETGVLISGDMVLPRISTNVSVFDMEPEGTPLALYLESLGRYETMAEDTLVLPSHGKPFRGVRTRIRQLREHHDARLAEVREACAQRPQSAADIVPLMFKRQLDIHQMTFAMGEALAHLHLLWLAGELTREEGGDGVVRFRAG; this is encoded by the coding sequence ATGAATGCACTCGAACATCAACTCGATTACCCGTTCAACGACACCTTGCCGGAACCCGGCCATGCGCACGACGTCGCGCCGGGCGTGTTCTGGCTGCGCATGCCGTTGCCGTTCGCGCTGGACCACATCAACCTCTGGCTGCTGCGCGACGAGATAGACGGGCAGCAGGGCTGGACGGTGGTCGACTGCGGCATCACGTCTGACACGATCAAGCAGAACTGGGAGACGGTTTTCGATACGGTGCTGGACGGTTTGCCGGTGTTGCGCGTGATCGTCACGCATTGCCACCCGGACCACATCGGTCTCGCGCACTGGATTTGCGCCGGCGGCGACAAGGCGCGCTGGGACGTGCGATTGTGGATGACCCTCGGCGAGTACATGCAGGCGCGCGTGATGGCGGCCGGCGACGGTTCGAATGCGGGCGGCGAGGGCGCCGCGCGGCACTTTGCGCGGCATGGTGTGACCGACGAGGAGTCGCTCGACAAACTGCGCAACCGCAAGAGCTATTACGCGAGCCTGGTGCCGGCGATTCCTGGGCAGTACCGCCGGCTGCGCGAAGGGGACGGCGTGAAGATCGGCGGCAGGACGTGGCATGTGGTGACCGGCTTCGGTCATTCGCCGGAACACTGCGCGCTGCATTGCGAAGAGACGGGCGTGCTGATTTCGGGTGATATGGTGCTGCCGCGTATTTCGACGAACGTGTCGGTGTTCGATATGGAACCGGAGGGTACGCCGCTCGCGTTGTACCTGGAATCGTTAGGCCGTTACGAGACGATGGCGGAAGACACGCTGGTGCTGCCGTCGCACGGCAAGCCGTTCCGTGGCGTACGTACGCGGATCCGGCAGTTGCGCGAGCATCACGATGCGCGGCTTGCGGAAGTGCGCGAGGCGTGCGCGCAGCGGCCGCAAAGCGCGGCCGATATCGTGCCGCTGATGTTCAAGCGGCAACTCGACATCCATCAGATGACGTTCGCGATGGGCGAGGCGCTCGCGCATTTGCATCTGCTGTGGCTTGCGGGGGAGTTGACGCGGGAAGAGGGGGGAGATGGGGTGGTGCGGTTCAGGGCGGGGTGA